The Toxotes jaculatrix isolate fToxJac2 chromosome 14, fToxJac2.pri, whole genome shotgun sequence genome window below encodes:
- the LOC121193788 gene encoding uncharacterized protein LOC121193788 produces the protein NLILVHHLDSFTSADTFSSRQVFVSVSFTVGDWIFGSGTKLYVTGEQVVKPVVSVYPAAPSHVEGNSSLLCLASGMFPPLVQFSWERQKEDGPKEELSSAWGQQLELRESGHSAAILLIHQPVNSTYKYYCSVRHEGGTEKAQTQEVPAPAASCPPEREPAHLAALQQADMSVLPLDPLQPQCRVKLLCLLYTVLIVKSLLYCCGLSLLMGLTNKGPSTNGPHAD, from the exons AATCTGATACTGGTTCATCATCTGGACTCGTTCACCTCAGCtgacacattcagcagcagacaggtTTTTGTATCAGTCTCTTTCACTGTGGGAGACTGGATCTTTGGCTCAGGAACTAAACTGTATGTAACAG GTGAGCAGGTAGTGAAGCCCGTGGTGAGCGTGTACCCAGCAGCCCCGAGCCACGTGGAGGGGAACAGCTCCCTGCTGTGTCTGGCCTCAGGTATGTTTCCTCCTCTGGTCCAGTTCTCCTgggaaagacagaaggaggatGGTCCTAAGGAGGAGCTGTCTTCTGCCTGGGGAcagcagctggagctcagagagTCGGGACACTCCGCCGCCATCTTACTGATCCATCAGCCAGTGAACAGCACGTATAAATACTACTGCTCCGTCAGGCACGAGGGGGGAACAGAGAAGGCCCAGACACAAG AGGTTCCAGCTCCAGCAGCCTCCTGTCCTCCAGAGAGAGAGCCAGCACACCTGGCAGCTCTGCAGCAAGCTGACA tgtcagtgcttCCCCTGGATCCTCTCCAGCCTCAGTGCAGGGTGAagctgctctgtctgctgtACACAGTGCTGATAGTGAAGAGTCTGCTGTACTGCTGTGGACTCTCTCTGCTGATGGGCCTCACAAACAAGGGACCGTCCACCAACGGCCCACATGCTGACTGA